One genomic window of Mauremys mutica isolate MM-2020 ecotype Southern chromosome 5, ASM2049712v1, whole genome shotgun sequence includes the following:
- the LOC123371168 gene encoding scavenger receptor cysteine-rich type 1 protein M130-like has protein sequence MKELLSIQLLWLLLSFHSTIGADVLRLVDGGSPCAGRVEVKHQDQWGMVCNDDETERQYHSVICKQLGCGSAVATSEALIFGEHSGLTWLTEVICHGNESALWDCKHGGWELKSCPYPAGVLCSGHIKSRLIGGESICSGRVEIEHGETWVTVCDADFSLKAASVICSELNCGVVVSILRGAHFKEGDGPIWNETLQCEGNESQLFYCPRVSHLNETCSHANDVSIVCSGATEELRLVDGGSPCAGKVEVKHQDRWGMVCDGVWEMEDAEVVWHTGFRLVNGSTECSGRVEIQVHE, from the exons ATGAAGGAACTTCTCTCTATTCAGTTGCTTTGGCTTCTCCTTTCTTTTCACTCCACCATAG GTGCTGATGTACTGAGGCTGGTGGATGGAGGCAGCCCCTGTGCTGGGAGAGTGGAGGTTAAGCACCAGGATCAGTGGGGAATGGTGTGTAATGATGATGAAACAGAGCGGCAGTATCATTCAGTCATTTGTAAACAGCTGGGATGTGGATCTGCTGTTGCCACGTCTGAAGCTTTAATTTTTGGAGAACATTCTGGACTGACATGGCTCACAGAAGTTATTTGTCATGGTAACGAGTCAGCTCTCTGGGACTGCAAACATGGAGGATGGGAATTGAAATCTTGCCCTTATCCTGCTGGAGTGCTCTGTTCCG GCCATATTAAGTCCCGGCTGATTGGAGGGGAGAGTATCTGCTCAGGACGTGTTGAGATAGAACATGGAGAAACATGGGTTACAGTCTGTGACGCTGACTTCAGTCTCAAAGCTGCCAGTGTTATCTGTAGTGAATTAAACTGTGGAGTAGTGGTATCGATCCTGAGAGGAGCTCACTTTAAAGAAGGAGATGGGCCAATCTGGAATGAAACACTTCAGTGTGAAGGGAATGAGTCACAACTCTTCTATTGTCCCAGGGTCTCACATCTGAATGAGACATGCTCACATGCAAATGATGTCAGCATTGTGTGCTCAG GAGCTACTGAGGAGCTGAGGCTGGTGGATGGAGGCAGCCCCTGTGCTGGGAAAGTGGAGGTTAAACACCAGGATCGGTGGGGGATGGTGTGTGATGGTGTCTGGGAAATGGAAGATGCTGAAGTTGTTT gGCACACAGGGTTCCGGCTGGTGAACGGCAGCACAGAGTGCTCAGGGAGAGTGGAGATCCAGGTGCATG AATAG